Proteins from a single region of Echeneis naucrates chromosome 14, fEcheNa1.1, whole genome shotgun sequence:
- the LOC115053891 gene encoding cullin-5 isoform X2, with protein sequence MATSNLLKNKGSLQFEDKWDLMRPIVLKLLRQESVTKQQWFDLFSDVHAVCLWDDKGPAKIHQALKEDILDFIKQAQARVLSHQDDTALLKAYIAEWRKFFTQCDILPKPFCQLEITLMGKQGSNKKSNVEDSIVRKLMLDTWNESIFSNIKNRLQDSAMKLVHAERLGEAFDSQLVIGVRESYVNLCSNPDDKLQIYRDNFEKAYMDSTERFYRTQAPAYLQQNGVQNYMKYADSKLREEEKRALRYLETRRDCNSVQALMECCVNALVTSFKETILAECPGMIKRNETEKLHLMFSLMDKVPSGIDPMLKDLEEHIMSAGLADMVASAETITSDSEKYVEQLLTLFNRFSRLVKEAFQDDPRFLTARDKAYKAVVNDATIFKLELPMKQKGVGLKTQPESKCPELLANYCDMLLRKTPLSKKLTSEEIEAKLKEVLLVLKYVQNKDVFMRYHKAHLTRRLILDISADSEIEENMVEWLREVGMPADYVNKLARMFQDIKVSEDLNQSFKEMHKHNKLALPADSVNIKILNAGAWSRSSEKVFVSLPTELEDLIPEVEDFYKKNHSGRKLHWHHLMSNGIITFKNEVGQYDLEVTTFQLAVLFAWNQRPRERISFENLKLATELPDAELRRTLWSLVAFPKLKRQVLLYDPVVSSPKDFAEGTLFYVNQEFSLIKNSKVQKRGKINLIGRLQLTTERMREEENEGIVQLRILRTQEAIIQIMKMRKRINNAQLQTELVEILKNMFLPQKKMIKEQIEWLIDHKYIKRDETDINTFIYMA encoded by the exons AACAAAGGCTCCCTTCAGTTTGAGGATAAATGGGACCTGATGCGTCCCATAGTACTGAAGCTCCTGCGACAGGAGTCCGTCACCAAACAACAGTGGTTTGACCTGTTCTC AGACGTCCATGCTGTATGCCTGTGGGATGATAAAGGTCCCGCTAAGATCCACCAGGCCCTCAAAGAGGACATCCTAGATTTCATCAAACAAGCACAAGCA CGGGTGTTGAGTCACCAGGATGACACAGCGCTGCTGAAGGCCTACATAGCGGAGTGGAGGAAGTTCTTCACACAGTGTGATATCTTGCCCAAGCCTTTCTGCCAGCTGGAGATTACCTTGATGGGCAAGCAAGGCAGCAACAAGAAGTCCAATGTTGAGGATAGCATTGTCCGTAAG CTGATGCTGGACACATGGAACGAGTCCATCTTCTCCAACATTAAAAACAGGCTACAGGACAGCGCCATGAAGCTCGTCCACGCCGAGCGGCTGGGAGAGGCCTTCGACTCCCAGCTGGTCATTGGAGTGCGAGAGTCCTACG TGAATCTGTGCTCCAACCCTGACGACAAGCTGCAGATCTACAGGGACAACTTTGAGAAGGCGTACATGGATTCTACTGAGAGGTTCTACAGGACACAGGCACCCGCCTACCTCCAGCAAAACGGGGTCCAGAACTACATGAAATAT GCTGACTCAAAGCtgagggaagaggagaaacgTGCGCTGCGATACCTGGAGACGAGACGTGACTGTAACTCTGTACAAGCA TTAATGGAGTGCTGTGTCAATGCGCTGGTCACGTCATTCAAGGAGACGATTTTAGCTGAGTGTCCAGGCATGATCAAACGaaatgagacagaga AGTTGCACCTTATGTTCTCCCTGATGGACAAAGTACCGAGCGGCATCGATCCCATGCTGAAGGACCTTGAGGAGCACATCATGAGTGCTGGCCTGGCTGATATGGTGGCTTCAGCAGAGACAATCACCTCT GACTCAGAGAAATATGTGGAGCAGCTGCTCACCTTGTTTAACCGATTCAGTCGCCTGGTCAAAGAGGCGTTTCAGGACGACCCACGCTTCCTGACAGCCAGAGACAAG GCGTACAAAGCTGTCGTGAATGATGCCACAATATTTAAATTAGAACTTCCTATGAAACAGAAAGG ggtTGGTCTGAAAACTCAACCAGAGTCAAAATGTCCAGAGCTGCTGGCCAACTACTGCGACATGCTCCTGAGAAAAACCCCGCTGAGCAAGAAGCTCACATCTGAAGAGATTGAGGCCAAGCTGAAGGAAGTG CTGCTGGTGCTGAAGTACGTCCAGAACAAAGACGTGTTCATGCGCTATCACAAAGCCCACCTGACCCGCCGGCTCATCCTGGACATCTCAGCCGACAGCGAGATCGAGGAGAACATGGTGGAGTGGCTCAGG GAAGTAGGAATGCCAGCTGACTATGTCAACAAGCTGGCCAGGATGTTTCAAGACATCAAGGTGTCGGAGGACCTCAACCAGTCTTTCAAAGAAATGCATAAACACAACAAGCTCGCCTTACCAG CCGACTCTGTAAACATAAAGATCTTGAATGCTGGAGCTTGGTCGAGGAGCAGCGAGAAGGTTTTCGTCTCTCTTCCTACAGAGCTGGAGGATTTGATACCAGAGGTGGAAGACTTTTATAAGAAGAACCACAGCGGCAGGAAACTTCACTGGCATCACCTCATGTCCAACGGCATT ATAACCTTTAAGAACGAGGTGGGTCAGTATGACCTGGAGGTGACCACCTTTCAGCTGGCAGTGCTGTTTGCCTGGAACCAGAGACCAAGGGAGAGGATCAGCTTTGAAAACCTCAAGCTCGCCACAGAGCTGCCGGATGCAGAGCTGCGCCGCACTCTCTGG TCTCTGGTGGCGTTTCCCAAACTGAAGCGGCAGGTGTTATTGTATGACCCGGTGGTGTCCTCGCCCAAAGACTTTGCAGAAGGAACACTATTCTACGTCAATCAGGAGTTTTCTCTCAT AAAAAACTCTAAGGTTCAGAAAAGGGGGAAGATTAACCTGATTGGTCGGCTGCAGCTCACCACGGAGCgaatgagagaggaggagaacgAGGGCATCGTCCAGCTCAGGATACTGAGAACACAG GAGGCCATTATCCAGATCATGAAGATGAGGAAGCGCATCAACAATGcccagctgcagacagagctCGTGGAGATCCTAAAGAACATGTTTTTACCACAGAAGAAGATGATCAAGGAGCAGATCGAGTGGCTGATAGATCACAAGTACATCAAGCGCGACGAGACCGATATAAACACCTTCATCTACATGGCATAG
- the LOC115053891 gene encoding cullin-5 isoform X1: protein MATSNLLKNKGSLQFEDKWDLMRPIVLKLLRQESVTKQQWFDLFSDVHAVCLWDDKGPAKIHQALKEDILDFIKQAQARVLSHQDDTALLKAYIAEWRKFFTQCDILPKPFCQLEITLMGKQGSNKKSNVEDSIVRKLMLDTWNESIFSNIKNRLQDSAMKLVHAERLGEAFDSQLVIGVRESYVNLCSNPDDKLQIYRDNFEKAYMDSTERFYRTQAPAYLQQNGVQNYMKYADSKLREEEKRALRYLETRRDCNSVQALMECCVNALVTSFKETILAECPGMIKRNETESEYGRTAPTKGSASSELHLMFSLMDKVPSGIDPMLKDLEEHIMSAGLADMVASAETITSDSEKYVEQLLTLFNRFSRLVKEAFQDDPRFLTARDKAYKAVVNDATIFKLELPMKQKGVGLKTQPESKCPELLANYCDMLLRKTPLSKKLTSEEIEAKLKEVLLVLKYVQNKDVFMRYHKAHLTRRLILDISADSEIEENMVEWLREVGMPADYVNKLARMFQDIKVSEDLNQSFKEMHKHNKLALPADSVNIKILNAGAWSRSSEKVFVSLPTELEDLIPEVEDFYKKNHSGRKLHWHHLMSNGIITFKNEVGQYDLEVTTFQLAVLFAWNQRPRERISFENLKLATELPDAELRRTLWSLVAFPKLKRQVLLYDPVVSSPKDFAEGTLFYVNQEFSLIKNSKVQKRGKINLIGRLQLTTERMREEENEGIVQLRILRTQEAIIQIMKMRKRINNAQLQTELVEILKNMFLPQKKMIKEQIEWLIDHKYIKRDETDINTFIYMA, encoded by the exons AACAAAGGCTCCCTTCAGTTTGAGGATAAATGGGACCTGATGCGTCCCATAGTACTGAAGCTCCTGCGACAGGAGTCCGTCACCAAACAACAGTGGTTTGACCTGTTCTC AGACGTCCATGCTGTATGCCTGTGGGATGATAAAGGTCCCGCTAAGATCCACCAGGCCCTCAAAGAGGACATCCTAGATTTCATCAAACAAGCACAAGCA CGGGTGTTGAGTCACCAGGATGACACAGCGCTGCTGAAGGCCTACATAGCGGAGTGGAGGAAGTTCTTCACACAGTGTGATATCTTGCCCAAGCCTTTCTGCCAGCTGGAGATTACCTTGATGGGCAAGCAAGGCAGCAACAAGAAGTCCAATGTTGAGGATAGCATTGTCCGTAAG CTGATGCTGGACACATGGAACGAGTCCATCTTCTCCAACATTAAAAACAGGCTACAGGACAGCGCCATGAAGCTCGTCCACGCCGAGCGGCTGGGAGAGGCCTTCGACTCCCAGCTGGTCATTGGAGTGCGAGAGTCCTACG TGAATCTGTGCTCCAACCCTGACGACAAGCTGCAGATCTACAGGGACAACTTTGAGAAGGCGTACATGGATTCTACTGAGAGGTTCTACAGGACACAGGCACCCGCCTACCTCCAGCAAAACGGGGTCCAGAACTACATGAAATAT GCTGACTCAAAGCtgagggaagaggagaaacgTGCGCTGCGATACCTGGAGACGAGACGTGACTGTAACTCTGTACAAGCA TTAATGGAGTGCTGTGTCAATGCGCTGGTCACGTCATTCAAGGAGACGATTTTAGCTGAGTGTCCAGGCATGATCAAACGaaatgagacagagagtgagTACGGCAGGACTGCTCCCACCAAAGGCTCAGCCAGCTCAG AGTTGCACCTTATGTTCTCCCTGATGGACAAAGTACCGAGCGGCATCGATCCCATGCTGAAGGACCTTGAGGAGCACATCATGAGTGCTGGCCTGGCTGATATGGTGGCTTCAGCAGAGACAATCACCTCT GACTCAGAGAAATATGTGGAGCAGCTGCTCACCTTGTTTAACCGATTCAGTCGCCTGGTCAAAGAGGCGTTTCAGGACGACCCACGCTTCCTGACAGCCAGAGACAAG GCGTACAAAGCTGTCGTGAATGATGCCACAATATTTAAATTAGAACTTCCTATGAAACAGAAAGG ggtTGGTCTGAAAACTCAACCAGAGTCAAAATGTCCAGAGCTGCTGGCCAACTACTGCGACATGCTCCTGAGAAAAACCCCGCTGAGCAAGAAGCTCACATCTGAAGAGATTGAGGCCAAGCTGAAGGAAGTG CTGCTGGTGCTGAAGTACGTCCAGAACAAAGACGTGTTCATGCGCTATCACAAAGCCCACCTGACCCGCCGGCTCATCCTGGACATCTCAGCCGACAGCGAGATCGAGGAGAACATGGTGGAGTGGCTCAGG GAAGTAGGAATGCCAGCTGACTATGTCAACAAGCTGGCCAGGATGTTTCAAGACATCAAGGTGTCGGAGGACCTCAACCAGTCTTTCAAAGAAATGCATAAACACAACAAGCTCGCCTTACCAG CCGACTCTGTAAACATAAAGATCTTGAATGCTGGAGCTTGGTCGAGGAGCAGCGAGAAGGTTTTCGTCTCTCTTCCTACAGAGCTGGAGGATTTGATACCAGAGGTGGAAGACTTTTATAAGAAGAACCACAGCGGCAGGAAACTTCACTGGCATCACCTCATGTCCAACGGCATT ATAACCTTTAAGAACGAGGTGGGTCAGTATGACCTGGAGGTGACCACCTTTCAGCTGGCAGTGCTGTTTGCCTGGAACCAGAGACCAAGGGAGAGGATCAGCTTTGAAAACCTCAAGCTCGCCACAGAGCTGCCGGATGCAGAGCTGCGCCGCACTCTCTGG TCTCTGGTGGCGTTTCCCAAACTGAAGCGGCAGGTGTTATTGTATGACCCGGTGGTGTCCTCGCCCAAAGACTTTGCAGAAGGAACACTATTCTACGTCAATCAGGAGTTTTCTCTCAT AAAAAACTCTAAGGTTCAGAAAAGGGGGAAGATTAACCTGATTGGTCGGCTGCAGCTCACCACGGAGCgaatgagagaggaggagaacgAGGGCATCGTCCAGCTCAGGATACTGAGAACACAG GAGGCCATTATCCAGATCATGAAGATGAGGAAGCGCATCAACAATGcccagctgcagacagagctCGTGGAGATCCTAAAGAACATGTTTTTACCACAGAAGAAGATGATCAAGGAGCAGATCGAGTGGCTGATAGATCACAAGTACATCAAGCGCGACGAGACCGATATAAACACCTTCATCTACATGGCATAG